From one Streptococcus oralis genomic stretch:
- a CDS encoding metal ABC transporter solute-binding protein, Zn/Mn family, with the protein MKKRTFLLLMASLLVLVLGACSQKEKQEAKGMKIVTSFYPIYAMVKEVSGDLNDVRMIQSSSGIHSFEPSANDIAAIYDADVFVYHSHTLESWAGSLDPNLKNSKVKVLEASEGMTLERVPGLEDVEAGDGIDEKTLYDPHTWLDPEKAGEEAQIIADKLSEIDSANKETYQKNAKNFIAKAQELTKKYQPIFEKASQKTFVTQHTAFSYLAKRFGLKQLGIAGISPEQEPSPRQLTEIQEFVKTYKVKTIFTESNASSKVAETLVKSTGVSLKTLNPLEADPENDKTYLENLEENMSILAEELK; encoded by the coding sequence ATGAAAAAAAGAACATTTCTATTATTAATGGCAAGTTTGCTGGTTCTTGTCTTAGGAGCATGTAGCCAAAAAGAAAAACAAGAAGCAAAAGGGATGAAGATTGTAACAAGTTTTTACCCAATCTATGCCATGGTCAAAGAGGTATCAGGGGACTTGAATGATGTACGGATGATTCAGTCAAGTAGTGGGATTCACTCCTTTGAACCGTCAGCTAATGACATTGCTGCTATTTATGACGCGGATGTCTTTGTCTACCATTCTCATACGCTCGAATCTTGGGCTGGAAGTCTAGATCCTAACTTGAAAAACTCAAAAGTTAAAGTTTTAGAAGCTTCTGAAGGAATGACCTTGGAACGTGTACCGGGCTTAGAAGATGTAGAAGCTGGTGACGGCATCGATGAAAAAACACTCTATGACCCTCACACTTGGTTAGATCCAGAAAAAGCAGGTGAAGAAGCTCAGATTATCGCTGACAAACTTTCGGAGATTGATAGTGCTAATAAGGAAACGTATCAAAAGAATGCTAAAAACTTTATCGCTAAAGCCCAAGAATTGACTAAGAAGTACCAGCCTATTTTTGAAAAAGCGAGTCAAAAGACCTTTGTTACACAACACACAGCCTTTTCTTATCTCGCTAAACGCTTTGGTTTGAAACAACTTGGTATAGCAGGGATTTCCCCTGAACAAGAGCCAAGTCCGAGACAACTAACAGAAATTCAAGAATTCGTTAAGACCTATAAGGTTAAAACCATCTTTACTGAGAGCAATGCTTCTTCTAAAGTCGCTGAGACTTTGGTCAAATCAACAGGAGTTAGCCTAAAGACCCTCAATCCTTTAGAAGCAGATCCTGAAAATGACAAAACTTACTTAGAAAATCTAGAAGAAAATATGAGTATTTTAGCAGAAGAATTAAAATGA
- a CDS encoding pneumococcal-type histidine triad protein, translating to MKINKKYLAGSATALILSVCSYELGLYQARTVKENNRVSYIDGKQAAQKTENLTPDEVSKKEGINAEQIVIKITDQGYVTSHGDHYHYYNGKVPYDAIISEELLMKDPNYQLKDEDIVSEIKGGYVIKVDGKYYVYLKDASHADNVRTKEEINRQKQEHSQHREGGTSANDGAVALARSQGRYTTDDGYIFNASDIIEDTGDAYIVPHGNHFHYIPKSDLSASELAAAEAFLSGRSGQSNTPTYRRSNNNSASSDVDRWTPSYNNQGNSYNNQSNSYTNTNTANNSSDDNQASQSDGDIDSLLKQLYGLPLSQRHVESDGLVFDPAQITSRTARGVAVPHGNHYHFIPYTQMSELEERIARIIPLQYSSNHRVPDSRPEQPSPQPTPEPSPSPQPAPNPQPAPSNPIDEKLVKQVIRKVADGYVFEENGTSRYIPAKKLSAETAAAIDGKLDKQESLSHKLGAKKTNLPSGDRGFYNKAYDLLAAVHQDLLANKGRQADFDTLDKLLERLNDESSDKVKLVDDILAFLAPIRHPERLGKPNAQIAYTDDEIQVAKLAGKYTTEDGYIFDPRDITSDEGDAYVTPHMTHSHWIKKDSLSEAERAAAQAYAKEKGLTPPSTDHQNPGNTEAKGAEAIYNRVKAAKKVPLDRMPYNLQHTVEVKNGSLIIPHYDHYHNIKFEWFDEGLYEAPKGYTLEDLFATVKYYVEHPNERPHSDSGWGNASDHVQRNQNGQPDTDQTEKPNEEKPRTDKPEEEKPREEKPQSEKPESPKPTEEPEEESPEEPEEPQVETEKVEAKLREAEELLAKIQDPIIKSNAKETLTGLKNNLLFGAQDNNTIMAEAEKLLALLKESK from the coding sequence ATGAAAATTAATAAAAAATACCTTGCTGGTTCTGCGACAGCTTTAATTTTAAGTGTCTGTTCTTACGAGTTGGGACTGTATCAAGCTAGAACAGTCAAAGAAAATAATCGTGTTTCCTATATAGATGGAAAACAGGCGGCACAAAAAACGGAGAATCTGACTCCTGATGAGGTTAGCAAGAAAGAAGGCATCAATGCGGAGCAAATCGTCATCAAGATAACAGACCAGGGCTATGTCACTTCGCATGGCGACCACTATCATTACTATAATGGCAAAGTCCCTTATGACGCTATCATCAGTGAAGAGTTGCTGATGAAGGATCCAAACTACCAGCTCAAGGATGAGGATATTGTCAGTGAAATCAAGGGTGGTTATGTGATCAAGGTAGATGGAAAATACTATGTTTACCTTAAGGACGCATCTCATGCGGATAATGTCCGTACAAAAGAAGAAATCAATCGACAAAAACAAGAACATAGTCAGCATCGTGAAGGAGGGACTTCAGCAAATGATGGCGCGGTAGCCTTGGCACGTTCACAGGGACGCTACACCACAGATGATGGTTATATCTTTAATGCCTCTGATATCATAGAAGATACAGGTGATGCCTATATCGTTCCTCATGGCAATCACTTCCATTATATTCCTAAGAGTGATTTGTCTGCCAGCGAATTGGCTGCTGCAGAAGCCTTTCTATCTGGTAGAAGTGGCCAATCAAATACGCCTACTTATCGCCGTAGCAATAACAACAGTGCTAGCAGCGATGTAGATAGATGGACTCCATCCTATAATAATCAAGGCAACAGCTATAACAATCAAAGCAACAGCTATACGAACACGAACACAGCTAACAACAGTAGCGACGATAATCAAGCAAGTCAGAGTGATGGGGATATTGATAGCCTTCTGAAACAACTTTATGGCTTGCCACTCAGCCAACGACACGTAGAATCTGATGGCCTTGTCTTTGATCCGGCACAGATTACGAGTCGAACAGCTAGAGGAGTTGCTGTGCCTCATGGGAATCATTACCATTTCATCCCTTATACACAGATGTCTGAATTGGAAGAACGAATCGCTCGTATTATTCCTCTACAGTACAGTTCGAACCATAGGGTGCCGGATTCAAGACCAGAACAACCAAGTCCACAACCGACTCCGGAACCTAGTCCGAGTCCACAACCTGCACCAAATCCTCAACCAGCTCCAAGCAATCCAATTGATGAAAAATTGGTTAAACAGGTGATTCGAAAAGTAGCTGATGGCTATGTATTTGAGGAGAATGGAACCTCACGTTATATTCCTGCTAAGAAGCTTTCAGCAGAAACAGCAGCAGCCATTGATGGTAAACTAGACAAGCAAGAAAGTTTGTCTCATAAACTCGGAGCTAAGAAAACCAATCTCCCATCTGGTGATCGAGGATTTTACAATAAGGCTTATGATTTACTAGCAGCAGTTCATCAAGACTTACTTGCTAATAAAGGGCGTCAAGCTGATTTTGACACTTTGGATAAACTGTTGGAACGTTTAAATGATGAAAGCAGTGATAAAGTCAAGTTGGTGGATGATATCTTGGCCTTTCTAGCACCGATTCGTCATCCAGAACGTTTAGGAAAACCAAATGCGCAAATTGCCTACACTGATGATGAGATTCAGGTAGCCAAGTTGGCAGGCAAGTATACAACAGAAGATGGCTATATCTTTGATCCTCGTGATATCACCAGTGATGAGGGGGATGCCTATGTAACTCCACATATGACCCATAGCCATTGGATTAAAAAAGATAGTTTGTCTGAAGCCGAAAGAGCGGCAGCCCAGGCTTATGCTAAAGAGAAAGGTTTGACTCCTCCTTCAACAGACCATCAGAATCCAGGAAATACGGAGGCTAAAGGAGCAGAAGCTATCTACAACCGCGTGAAAGCAGCTAAAAAGGTGCCGCTTGATCGTATGCCTTACAATCTCCAACATACCGTGGAAGTTAAAAACGGTAGTTTAATCATTCCTCATTATGATCATTACCATAACATCAAATTTGAGTGGTTTGACGAAGGACTTTATGAGGCACCTAAGGGGTATACTCTTGAGGATCTCTTTGCGACTGTCAAGTACTATGTCGAACATCCAAACGAACGTCCACATTCAGATAGTGGTTGGGGAAATGCAAGTGACCATGTTCAAAGAAACCAAAATGGTCAACCTGATACCGACCAAACGGAAAAACCAAACGAAGAGAAACCTCGGACAGACAAACCTGAGGAAGAAAAGCCACGCGAAGAGAAGCCTCAAAGTGAGAAACCAGAATCTCCAAAACCAACTGAGGAGCCGGAAGAAGAATCACCAGAGGAACCAGAAGAACCTCAGGTCGAGACTGAAAAGGTTGAAGCGAAGTTGAGAGAGGCTGAAGAGCTACTTGCAAAGATCCAAGACCCCATTATCAAGTCCAATGCCAAAGAAACTCTCACTGGCTTAAAAAATAACCTGCTATTTGGTGCTCAGGATAACAATACCATTATGGCTGAAGCTGAAAAGTTGTTGGCTTTATTAAAGGAGAGCAAGTAA
- the ptsP gene encoding phosphoenolpyruvate--protein phosphotransferase, translated as MTEMLKGIAASDGVAVAKAYLLVQPDLSFETITVEDTNAEEARLDAALQASQDELSVIREKAVGTLGEEAAQVFDAHLMVLADPEMISQIKETIRAKKVNAEAGLKEVTDMFITIFEGMEDNPYMQERAADIRDVTKRVLANLLGKKLPNPASINEEVIVIAHDLTPSDTAQLDKNFVKAFVTNIGGRTSHSAIMARTLEIAAVLGTNNITEIVKDGDILAVNGITGEVIINPTDEQAAEFKAAGEAYAKQKAEWALLKDAQTVTADGKHFELAANIGTPKDVEGVNDNGAEAVGLYRTEFLYMDSQDFPTEDEQYEAYKAVLEGMNGKPVVVRTMDIGGDKELPYFDMPHEMNPFLGFRALRISISETGDAMFRTQIRALLRASVHGQLRIMFPMVALLKEFRAAKAVFDEEKANLLAEGVAVADNIQVGIMIEIPAAAMLADKFAKEVDFFSIGTNDLIQYTMAADRMNEQVSYLYQPYNPSILRLINNVIKAAHAEGKWAGMCGEMAGDQQAVPLLVGMGLDEFSMSATSVLRTRSLMKKLDTAKMEEYANRALTECSTMEEVLELQKEYVNFD; from the coding sequence ATGACAGAAATGCTTAAAGGAATCGCAGCATCTGATGGTGTTGCAGTTGCAAAAGCATATCTACTCGTTCAACCGGATTTGTCATTTGAGACTATTACAGTCGAAGATACAAACGCAGAAGAAGCTCGCCTTGATGCCGCTCTACAAGCATCACAAGACGAGCTTTCTGTTATTCGTGAGAAAGCAGTAGGTACGCTCGGTGAAGAAGCAGCTCAAGTTTTTGACGCTCACTTAATGGTTCTTGCTGACCCAGAAATGATCAGCCAAATCAAGGAAACAATCCGTGCGAAGAAAGTGAATGCAGAAGCAGGTCTGAAAGAAGTAACAGACATGTTTATCACTATCTTTGAAGGCATGGAAGACAACCCATACATGCAAGAACGCGCTGCGGATATCCGCGACGTGACAAAACGTGTATTGGCAAACCTACTTGGTAAAAAATTACCAAACCCAGCTTCTATCAATGAAGAAGTGATTGTGATTGCGCATGACTTGACTCCTTCAGATACAGCTCAATTGGACAAAAACTTTGTAAAAGCTTTTGTAACCAACATTGGTGGACGTACAAGCCACTCAGCTATCATGGCGCGTACACTTGAAATTGCAGCAGTATTGGGTACAAACAACATCACTGAAATCGTTAAAGATGGTGATATTCTTGCCGTTAACGGTATCACAGGTGAGGTTATTATCAACCCAACTGATGAGCAAGCAGCAGAATTCAAGGCTGCTGGTGAAGCTTATGCGAAACAAAAAGCTGAATGGGCTCTCTTGAAAGATGCACAAACAGTAACTGCTGATGGTAAACACTTTGAATTGGCTGCCAACATCGGTACTCCAAAAGACGTTGAAGGTGTCAATGACAACGGTGCAGAAGCTGTTGGTCTATACCGTACAGAGTTCTTGTATATGGATTCTCAAGACTTCCCAACAGAAGATGAGCAGTACGAAGCTTACAAGGCTGTACTTGAAGGAATGAACGGTAAACCTGTTGTCGTTCGTACAATGGATATCGGTGGAGATAAGGAACTTCCTTACTTCGATATGCCTCATGAAATGAACCCATTCCTTGGATTCCGTGCCCTTCGTATCTCTATCTCTGAGACTGGAGATGCTATGTTCCGCACACAAATCCGTGCCCTTCTTCGTGCTTCTGTTCACGGTCAATTGCGTATCATGTTCCCAATGGTTGCGCTCTTGAAAGAATTCCGTGCAGCGAAAGCAGTCTTTGACGAAGAAAAAGCAAACCTTCTTGCTGAAGGTGTTGCAGTTGCGGATAATATCCAAGTTGGTATCATGATCGAAATCCCAGCAGCAGCAATGCTTGCAGACAAATTTGCTAAAGAAGTTGACTTCTTCTCAATTGGTACAAACGACTTGATCCAATACACAATGGCAGCAGACCGTATGAACGAACAAGTTTCATACCTTTATCAACCATACAACCCATCAATCCTTCGTTTGATTAACAACGTTATCAAAGCAGCTCACGCTGAAGGTAAATGGGCTGGTATGTGTGGTGAGATGGCTGGTGACCAACAGGCTGTTCCACTTCTTGTCGGAATGGGCTTGGATGAGTTCTCTATGTCAGCAACATCTGTACTTCGTACGCGTAGCTTGATGAAGAAATTGGATACAGCTAAGATGGAAGAGTACGCAAACCGTGCCCTTACAGAATGCTCAACAATGGAAGAAGTTCTTGAACTTCAAAAAGAATACGTTAATTTTGATTAA
- a CDS encoding phosphocarrier protein HPr produces the protein MASKDFHVVAETGIHARPATLLVQTASKFASDITLEYKGKSVNLKSIMGVMSLGVGQGADVTISAEGADADDAIAAITETMEKEGLA, from the coding sequence ATGGCTTCTAAAGATTTCCACGTAGTGGCAGAAACAGGTATTCACGCACGTCCAGCAACATTGTTGGTTCAAACAGCTAGCAAATTTGCTTCAGATATCACTCTTGAATACAAAGGTAAATCAGTAAACCTTAAATCTATCATGGGTGTTATGAGTCTTGGTGTTGGCCAAGGTGCTGACGTTACAATTTCAGCTGAAGGTGCAGATGCTGACGATGCAATCGCTGCTATCACTGAAACTATGGAAAAAGAAGGATTGGCATAA
- the nrdH gene encoding glutaredoxin-like protein NrdH, with protein sequence MVTVYSKNNCVQCKMTKRFLDSNNVAYREINLDEQPEYIDQVKELGFSAAPVIQTPTEVFSGFQPGKLKQLA encoded by the coding sequence ATGGTAACCGTTTATTCTAAAAACAACTGTGTCCAATGTAAGATGACCAAGCGTTTCTTGGACAGCAACAATGTCGCTTATCGTGAGATCAATCTCGACGAGCAACCAGAGTACATCGATCAAGTTAAAGAGCTCGGTTTCAGCGCTGCTCCTGTTATCCAAACACCAACTGAAGTCTTTTCAGGCTTCCAACCAGGAAAACTGAAACAATTAGCATAA
- the nrdE gene encoding class 1b ribonucleoside-diphosphate reductase subunit alpha, whose amino-acid sequence MGLKHLEDVTYFRLNNEINRPVNGQIMLHKDKEALDAFFKENVVPNTMVFDSITDKINYLVEHNYIETAFLKKYRPEFLEELHQFIKDQNFQFKSFMAAYKFYNQYALKTNDGEYYLESMEDRVFFNALYFADGDEAIATDIANEIIHQRYQPATPSFLNAGRARRGELVSCFLIQVTDDMNSIGRSINSALQLSRIGGGVGISLSNLREAGAPIKGYEGAASGVVPVMKLFEDSFSYSNQLGQRQGAGVVYLNVFHPDIIAFLSTKKENADEKVRVKTLSLGVVVPDKFYELARKNEEMYLFSPYSVELEYGVPFNYIDITEKYDELVANPNIRKTKIKARDLETEISKLQQESGYPYVVNIDTANRANPVDGKIIMSNLCSEILQVQEPSLINDAQEFLQMGTDVSCNLGSTNVVNMMTSPDFGRSIRAMVRALTFVTDSSHIVAVPTIDHGNSLAHTFGLGAMGLHSYLAQQLIEYGSPESIEFTSIYFMLMNYWTLVESNNIARERGITFHNFEKSDYANGSYFDKYVTGEFVPKSDRVKELFKDVFIPSAADWTELREKVQADGLYHQNRLAVAPNGSISYINDVSASIHPITQRIEERQEKKIGKIYYPAAGLSTDTIPYYTSAYDMDMRKVIDVYAAATEHVDQGLSLTLFMRSDIPKGLYEWKKENKQTTRDLSILRNYAFNKGIKSIYYVRTFTDDGGEVGANQCESCVI is encoded by the coding sequence ATGGGATTAAAACATCTTGAGGACGTAACTTACTTCCGTCTCAATAACGAAATTAACCGTCCTGTCAATGGACAAATCATGCTTCATAAAGATAAGGAAGCCTTGGATGCCTTCTTTAAAGAAAATGTGGTTCCAAATACCATGGTTTTTGATTCAATTACTGATAAAATCAACTACCTCGTTGAACACAACTACATTGAAACTGCATTTCTTAAGAAATACCGTCCAGAGTTTTTGGAAGAATTGCATCAATTTATCAAGGATCAAAACTTCCAATTCAAGTCATTCATGGCTGCCTACAAATTTTACAACCAGTATGCCTTGAAGACTAATGACGGTGAATATTACCTTGAAAGTATGGAAGACCGTGTCTTCTTTAATGCACTTTACTTTGCTGACGGGGATGAAGCAATTGCGACTGATATTGCCAATGAAATCATCCACCAACGTTACCAACCAGCTACCCCTTCCTTTTTGAATGCTGGTCGGGCTCGTCGTGGGGAGTTGGTATCTTGTTTCTTGATTCAAGTAACTGATGACATGAACTCTATCGGACGTTCCATCAACTCTGCTCTTCAACTTTCACGTATCGGTGGTGGTGTGGGAATTTCCCTCAGCAACCTTCGTGAAGCGGGTGCACCTATCAAAGGTTATGAAGGAGCAGCTTCTGGTGTCGTTCCAGTTATGAAACTCTTCGAAGACAGTTTCTCCTACTCAAACCAACTTGGTCAGCGTCAAGGTGCTGGGGTTGTCTACCTCAATGTCTTTCACCCAGATATCATCGCCTTCCTTTCAACTAAGAAAGAAAATGCCGATGAAAAGGTTCGTGTTAAGACCCTCTCACTTGGAGTTGTGGTGCCCGATAAATTCTACGAATTAGCTCGTAAAAATGAAGAAATGTATCTCTTTAGCCCTTACTCTGTAGAGCTTGAATACGGTGTGCCATTCAACTACATCGACATCACTGAAAAATATGATGAATTGGTCGCAAATCCAAACATCCGCAAGACAAAAATCAAGGCGCGTGATTTGGAAACTGAAATCTCTAAATTGCAACAAGAATCTGGTTACCCTTATGTAGTCAACATTGATACAGCCAACCGTGCTAATCCAGTAGATGGTAAGATTATCATGAGTAACTTGTGTTCTGAGATTCTTCAAGTTCAAGAACCAAGCTTGATCAACGATGCTCAAGAATTCCTTCAAATGGGAACGGACGTTTCATGTAACCTTGGATCAACCAACGTGGTCAACATGATGACGTCACCTGACTTTGGTCGTTCTATCCGTGCGATGGTTCGTGCCCTTACTTTCGTTACAGATAGTTCACACATCGTAGCTGTCCCTACTATTGACCACGGAAACAGTTTAGCTCACACCTTTGGTCTTGGTGCTATGGGACTTCATAGCTACCTTGCTCAACAACTCATCGAATATGGATCACCTGAGTCAATTGAATTTACAAGCATCTACTTTATGCTTATGAACTACTGGACCTTGGTAGAATCTAATAACATCGCGCGTGAACGCGGTATCACCTTCCACAACTTTGAAAAATCAGACTATGCTAACGGAAGCTACTTTGACAAGTATGTGACAGGCGAGTTTGTTCCAAAATCAGACCGTGTCAAAGAACTCTTCAAAGACGTCTTTATCCCAAGTGCTGCTGATTGGACTGAACTTCGCGAAAAGGTTCAAGCAGATGGACTTTACCATCAAAACCGTCTAGCTGTTGCTCCAAATGGTTCTATCAGCTACATCAACGACGTTTCTGCTTCTATCCACCCGATTACACAACGTATCGAAGAACGTCAAGAGAAGAAAATCGGTAAAATCTACTATCCAGCTGCAGGCTTGTCTACAGATACCATTCCTTACTACACTTCTGCTTATGACATGGATATGCGTAAAGTGATTGATGTTTACGCTGCTGCGACTGAGCACGTGGACCAAGGGCTTTCACTCACTCTCTTCATGCGTAGCGACATTCCAAAAGGTCTTTACGAATGGAAGAAAGAAAACAAACAAACGACACGTGACTTGTCAATCCTTCGTAACTATGCCTTTAACAAGGGTATCAAGTCTATCTACTACGTCCGTACCTTTACAGACGACGGTGGAGAAGTCGGTGCTAACCAATGTGAAAGTTGTGTGATTTAA
- the nrdF gene encoding class 1b ribonucleoside-diphosphate reductase subunit beta, whose protein sequence is METYYKAINWNAIEDVIDKSTWEKLTEQFWLDTRIPLSNDLDDWRKLSNKEKDLVGKVFGGLTLLDTMQSETGVQALRSDIRTPHEEAVFNNIQFMESVHAKSYSSIFSTLNTKAEIEEIFEWTNTNPYLQRKAEIINEIYLNGSPLEKKVASVFLETFLFYSGFFTPLYYLGNNKLANVAEIIKLIIRDESVHGTYIGYKFQLGFNELPEEEQEKLKEWMYDLLYTLYENEEGYTESLYDGVGWTEEVKTFLRYNANKALMNLGQDPLFPDSADDVNPIVMNGISTGTSNHDFFSQVGNGYLLGEVEAMQDEDYNYGLD, encoded by the coding sequence ATGGAAACTTACTACAAAGCCATTAACTGGAATGCCATCGAAGATGTCATCGACAAATCAACTTGGGAAAAACTGACGGAGCAATTCTGGCTCGATACGCGTATCCCCTTGTCAAATGACCTAGACGACTGGAGAAAACTATCAAACAAAGAAAAAGACTTGGTTGGAAAAGTCTTTGGTGGTTTGACCCTTTTGGATACCATGCAATCTGAAACAGGGGTTCAGGCGCTTCGCTCAGACATCCGTACACCGCATGAAGAAGCTGTTTTTAACAACATCCAATTTATGGAATCTGTCCACGCAAAATCTTACTCTTCTATCTTTTCAACCTTGAATACCAAGGCTGAAATCGAAGAAATCTTTGAATGGACCAACACTAACCCCTACCTACAAAGAAAAGCGGAAATTATCAATGAAATCTATCTCAATGGTAGCCCACTAGAAAAGAAAGTTGCCAGTGTTTTCCTTGAAACCTTCCTCTTCTACTCTGGTTTCTTTACGCCCCTCTACTATCTCGGTAACAACAAACTGGCCAACGTTGCGGAAATCATCAAACTGATCATTCGTGATGAGTCTGTTCACGGAACTTATATTGGTTACAAATTCCAACTTGGTTTCAACGAATTGCCTGAAGAAGAGCAAGAAAAACTTAAAGAATGGATGTACGACCTGCTCTACACTCTCTACGAGAACGAAGAGGGCTATACAGAAAGCCTCTATGACGGTGTTGGCTGGACTGAGGAAGTAAAAACCTTCCTTCGCTACAATGCAAATAAGGCCCTTATGAACCTAGGACAAGATCCACTCTTCCCAGATTCAGCTGATGATGTCAATCCTATCGTCATGAACGGTATTTCAACAGGAACTTCTAACCACGACTTCTTCTCTCAAGTCGGAAATGGTTACCTCCTTGGTGAAGTTGAAGCCATGCAAGACGAGGATTACAACTACGGTTTAGACTAA
- a CDS encoding DeoR/GlpR family DNA-binding transcription regulator, whose protein sequence is MLKQEKLDSILEAVNTKGTITVKEIMESLDVSDMTARRYLQELADKDLLVRVHGGAEKLRTGSLLNNERSNVEKQGLQIAEKQEISRFAGHLIDEGETIFIGPGTTLECFARELPIDNIRVVTNSLPVFLILNERKLTDLILIGGNYRSITGAFVGTLTLQDLTNLQFSKAFVSCNGIKDKAIATFSEEEGEVQRIALNNANKKYLLADHSKFNKFDFYTFYNISEIDTIVSDAKLSQETFEDLSKQTTILLSKP, encoded by the coding sequence ATGCTAAAGCAAGAAAAACTAGATAGTATTCTAGAAGCAGTAAACACAAAAGGCACTATTACTGTAAAAGAGATTATGGAGAGTCTTGATGTGTCAGATATGACAGCTCGCCGCTATTTACAAGAATTGGCAGATAAGGATTTGCTGGTTCGTGTGCATGGTGGTGCTGAAAAACTTCGTACAGGTTCTCTCTTAAACAACGAACGCTCAAACGTCGAAAAACAAGGCTTGCAGATTGCTGAAAAACAAGAAATTAGCCGTTTTGCAGGTCATTTGATTGACGAAGGTGAAACCATTTTTATCGGCCCAGGAACAACCTTGGAGTGTTTTGCTCGTGAGCTCCCTATTGATAACATTCGTGTCGTAACAAACAGTCTTCCTGTTTTTCTCATCCTAAACGAACGAAAACTAACAGATTTAATCTTAATTGGTGGAAATTATCGCTCTATCACGGGTGCTTTTGTAGGGACACTTACCTTACAGGATTTGACCAATCTTCAGTTTTCTAAAGCTTTTGTAAGCTGTAATGGTATTAAGGATAAGGCAATTGCTACTTTCAGTGAAGAAGAGGGCGAGGTACAACGAATCGCCTTGAACAATGCCAATAAAAAATACTTACTGGCAGACCACAGTAAGTTTAATAAGTTTGATTTTTATACTTTCTACAATATCTCAGAAATTGATACCATCGTTTCAGATGCCAAACTGAGTCAGGAGACATTTGAAGATCTGTCGAAACAAACAACCATTCTTTTATCAAAACCATAA
- a CDS encoding CAT RNA binding domain-containing protein gives MYRILNPMNHNVSLVRNDKGEEVIVIGKGIAFGKKKGDLIAENQVEKIFRMNTEESRENFMALLKDVPLDFITVTYEIIDKLSKKYHYPIQEYLYVILTDHIYCSYQALTQERYKDSNLPDISTKNTQLNSN, from the coding sequence ATGTATCGAATTCTAAATCCAATGAATCACAATGTCTCGCTTGTCAGAAACGACAAAGGAGAAGAAGTGATTGTGATTGGTAAAGGGATTGCATTTGGAAAGAAGAAAGGGGACTTAATTGCTGAAAATCAGGTTGAGAAAATCTTTCGGATGAACACAGAAGAGTCCAGAGAAAACTTTATGGCTCTTCTCAAAGATGTTCCGCTTGATTTTATCACAGTGACTTATGAAATCATTGATAAGCTATCAAAGAAATATCATTATCCGATTCAAGAGTATCTCTACGTAATCTTGACAGATCATATTTACTGCTCTTACCAAGCTCTAACACAAGAAAGGTACAAGGATAGTAATCTGCCAGATATTTCTACCAAAAATACCCAGTTGAACTCAAACTAG